A single region of the Sorex araneus isolate mSorAra2 chromosome 7, mSorAra2.pri, whole genome shotgun sequence genome encodes:
- the PPP1R15B gene encoding protein phosphatase 1 regulatory subunit 15B, with translation MEPGAGPRARPGASWGLPRFLRRRPAPPAPAAPQPEAPGRAWLRRLGQLLAPLPGLLQRLLLWTQLLGGLLPARWLDLAGGSGARRGLRARAEPAAPSAPKTRRRDAAAAAAAAAAPACALDCGLDWLEQGMPWPYRAPHLDLELKAPCPARAPAAPAFLLEPRLWGSVELLTRLLAERGPGSPPAWPPRVSVVSYLLSPAYLDSLARGGPRYLGGERGPWQPLGPACSSSSSSSSRAPPEPARAAASAPACPPPTREGLPEIQHLRMKRLEFLQQASRPPAPPALPTPEQDHGYHSLEEEHGLLRVDLKREGQSPAAGAAPGTALAPARAPLLTEAPPPPPPAAGKPGPWATWPAGAPPMAEGAAPPGQADEPRVAARPACSNPLIDYILGGTSADADAGSESDGSEDWSEDDGFDSNSNSDSNSDSDSDCSLSEADPESGLQLWDSFHSGDPYDPRNFTAALRTHARPGPGPGPVPGQPADPHGGPGAGGDDSEASADEAESLRLWNSFCRSDDPYNLFNFKAPFQTAGKSWKGFGGSDGGPASFVAVSERRTVLSCKVQLVGSPEGECAGLGQSVLRQGHSPVRRKKVTFLDEVTEYYISGDEDRKGPWEEFARDGCRFQKRIQETELAIGYCLTFEHREKIFNRLQDTCFHGLVFKQC, from the exons atgGAGCCCGGAGCCGGCCCGCGGGCGCGCCCCGGGGCCAGCTGGGGGCTGCCCCGCTTCctgcgccgccgccccgcgccgcccgcgcccgccgccccgcagCCCGAGGCCCCGGGCCGCGCGTGGCTGCGGCGGCTCGGCCAGCTGCTGGCGCCGCTGCCCGGCCTGCTGCAGCGCCTGCTGCTCTGGACGCAGCTGCTCGGCGGCCTCCTGCCCGCGCGCTGGCTGGACCTGGCCGGCGGCTCCGGCGCCCggcgggggctgcgggcgcgggccGAGCCGGCCGCGCCGTCTGCGCCCAAGACGCGGCGCCgtgacgccgccgccgccgccgccgccgccgccgcccccgcctgcGCCCTGGACTGCGGCCTGGACTGGCTGGAGCAGGGGATGCCCTGGCCGTACCGGGCCCCGCACCTCGACTTGGAGCTGAAGGCGCCGTGCCCGGCGCGGGCCCCCGCGGCGCCCGCGTTTCTCCTGGAGCCGCGGCTCTGGGGCTCCGTGGAGCTCCTGACCCGTCTGCTCGCCGAGCGGGGCCCTGGCTCCCCGCCCGCCTGGCCGCCCCGCGTCAGCGTCGTCTCCTATTTGCTGAGCCCGGCCTATCTGGACAGCCTGGCGCGCGGCGGCCCGCGCTATCTGGGCGGCGAGCGCGGCCCCTGGCAGCCGCTCGGCCCggcctgcagcagcagcagcagcagcagcagccgcgcgCCCCCGGAGCCGGCGCGGGCGGCCGCCAGCGCCCCGGCATGCCCGCCGCCCACCCGGGAGGGCCTGCCCGAGATCCAGCACCTGCGCATGAAACGGCTGGAGTTCCTGCAGCAGGCCAgccggccgcccgcgccgcccgcgctgCCCACGCCCGAGCAGGACCATGGCTACCACAGCCTGGAGGAGGAGCACGGCCTGCTCCGCGTGGACCTGAAGCGCGAAGGCCAGAGCCCCGCGGCCGGAGCCGCTCCCGGAACCGCGCTGGcacccgcccgcgccccgctgTTGACTgaagcgccgccgccgccgccgccggccgcggGCAAGCCGGGCCCGTGGGCAACGTGGCCTGCGGGCGCGCCACCCATGGCCGAGGGCGCTGCCCCCCCGGGCCAGGCCGACGAGCCCCGCGTGGCCGCCCGGCCCGCGTGCAGCAACCCGCTCATCGACTACATCCTGGGGGGCACCTCGGCCGACGCGGACGCCGGCTCCGAGTCGGACGGCAGCGAGGACTGGTCCGAGGACGACGGCTTCGACAGCAACAGCAACAGCGACAGTAACAGCGACAGTGACAGCGACTGCTCCTTGTCCGAGGCGGACCCGGAGTCCGGCCTCCAGCTCTGGGACTCCTTCCACAGCGGCGACCCGTACGACCCCCGCAACTTCACCGCGGCGCTGCGGACccacgcccggcccggccccggccccggccccgttCCCGGGCAGCCCGCGGACCCGCacgggggcccgggggccggcGGGGACGACAGCGAGGCGAGCGCCGACGAGGCCGAGAGCCTGCGGCTCTGGAACTCCTTCTGCCGCTCCGACGACCCCTATAACCTCTTCAACTTCAAGGCGCCCTTTCAGACGGCGGGGAAGAGCTGGAAAGGCTTCGGGGGCTCGGACGGGGGCCCCGCGTCCTTCGTGGCCGTTTCTGAGCGACGCACGGTCCTGTCCTGCAAGGTGCAGCTGGTCGGGAGCCCAGAGGGCGAGTGTGCCGGCCTGGGACAGTCTGTTCTCCGACAAGGACACTCGCCGGTCCGGAGGAAAAAG GTAACCTTCCTTGACGAAGTTACTGAGTATTACATTAGTGGTGATGAGGATCGCAAAGGACCGTGGGAAGAATTTGCCAGGGACGGATGCAGGTTCCAGAAACGAATTCAGGAAACAGAACTTGCTATTGGATATTGCTTGACATTTGAgcacagagaaaaaatatttaatagactTCAGGACACATGCTTTCACGGACTTGTTTTCAAGCAATGTTGA